One part of the Cyclobacteriaceae bacterium genome encodes these proteins:
- a CDS encoding MGMT family protein translates to MRPKGENFFEDVYAVVKLIPKGRVCSYGAIARYLGTRMSARMVGWAMHGAPKDVPAHRVVNSQGLLTGKIHFKTPVTMQRLLEKEGVQVVNDKIVRFNDLLWDPSKELP, encoded by the coding sequence ATGAGACCGAAAGGAGAAAATTTTTTTGAGGATGTTTATGCTGTTGTAAAGCTTATCCCTAAAGGCCGGGTGTGCAGCTATGGCGCCATAGCCCGCTACCTGGGCACACGTATGAGTGCGCGAATGGTGGGTTGGGCTATGCATGGTGCACCCAAAGACGTTCCTGCCCATCGGGTTGTTAACAGCCAAGGTTTGCTTACCGGTAAGATTCATTTTAAAACTCCTGTAACCATGCAGCGTCTTTTGGAGAAAGAGGGTGTACAGGTGGTTAACGATAAAATCGTACGCTTCAACGATCTATTGTGGGATCCATCGAAGGAATTGCCCTGA
- a CDS encoding DoxX family membrane protein → MKSSGFSAGQNASLVLLRVFIGWHFFYEGILKIYNPAWTAKGYLLSATFLKPFFTWLADDSIIRVVDTLNIVGLLAVGVVLLLGLKIKWAAIGGILLLAFYYLAHPPFPGFEQGPSEGSYWIVNKNLIEMAALVVLYQFPTYAAFGLERMLLRNRQNTEAG, encoded by the coding sequence ATGAAATCCAGCGGCTTTTCAGCAGGGCAAAATGCAAGCCTCGTTTTGCTTCGTGTTTTTATTGGATGGCATTTTTTCTATGAGGGAATTCTCAAAATTTATAACCCCGCCTGGACCGCCAAAGGCTATTTGCTAAGTGCCACGTTCTTAAAACCATTTTTTACCTGGCTGGCGGATGATTCTATAATCCGTGTAGTGGATACCTTGAACATCGTTGGGCTGCTGGCTGTGGGGGTGGTCCTGCTACTTGGCCTAAAAATCAAATGGGCAGCTATTGGAGGTATTCTCCTGTTGGCATTTTATTACCTGGCTCACCCTCCTTTCCCAGGTTTCGAACAGGGACCTTCAGAAGGAAGTTACTGGATTGTGAACAAAAACCTGATCGAGATGGCGGCACTGGTTGTGCTTTATCAATTTCCAACCTACGCTGCCTTTGGTTTGGAGCGAATGCTTTTGAGAAATCGCCAAAACACCGAAGCCGGATAA